In Thalassoglobus sp. JC818, a single window of DNA contains:
- a CDS encoding radical SAM protein, translated as MQIISRTTRQIRAARPARNTVSLERAYAFFVEKERNASGTIVDVATLLLTNAECPFTCLMCDLWKNTLPRSAPEASIVGQIRSALSELPPAREIKLYNSGNFFDPKAIPRYQYGEIADLVRGFETVIVENHPKLCGDACTEFRDLIAPSKLEIALGLETCHPQVLPALNKDMTLADFERATDFLNQSQIRTRAFVLLRPPYLSEGEGIEWAERTVTFAFDRGVSLCAVIPTRAGNGIMEQLQLEGDFSPPTGTSMEEILNRCLEMKRGRVTIDLWDAERFFSCESCREQRVQRLQRMNLEQTIEPSIECAECRS; from the coding sequence ATGCAAATCATTTCCCGAACCACACGACAGATTCGTGCTGCTCGCCCGGCCCGCAACACTGTTTCACTGGAGCGAGCTTACGCATTCTTCGTTGAGAAGGAACGAAATGCATCCGGAACGATCGTCGATGTCGCGACACTTTTGCTGACGAATGCAGAGTGTCCGTTCACATGTTTGATGTGTGATCTTTGGAAGAACACGCTACCACGCTCGGCACCGGAAGCTTCAATTGTCGGACAGATTCGCTCTGCCCTGAGCGAACTCCCGCCAGCACGCGAGATCAAACTTTACAACAGCGGCAATTTCTTTGACCCCAAAGCGATTCCTCGCTACCAATATGGCGAGATCGCCGATCTCGTCCGTGGCTTCGAAACTGTCATTGTCGAAAACCACCCCAAGCTTTGCGGTGATGCGTGTACGGAATTTCGAGACTTAATCGCGCCTTCAAAATTAGAAATCGCACTCGGTCTGGAGACATGTCATCCACAGGTTCTTCCAGCACTGAACAAAGACATGACACTCGCAGACTTCGAGCGTGCGACCGATTTTCTCAACCAATCTCAGATTCGAACCCGGGCTTTCGTTCTGCTGCGTCCTCCGTACCTGAGTGAAGGAGAGGGCATTGAGTGGGCAGAGCGGACGGTGACTTTTGCATTCGATCGCGGAGTCAGCCTGTGCGCGGTCATTCCGACACGCGCGGGGAACGGGATCATGGAGCAGTTGCAGTTGGAAGGGGACTTCTCACCTCCCACTGGAACATCGATGGAAGAGATTCTCAATCGCTGCCTGGAGATGAAGCGAGGACGAGTCACCATCGACCTTTGGGATGCAGAGCGTTTCTTCTCTTGTGAAAGCTGCCGGGAGCAACGCGTTCAACGTCTCCAGCGAATGAACCTGGAACAGACGATTGAACCGTCAATCGAATGTGCAGAATGCCGGAGCTGA
- a CDS encoding tryptophan 7-halogenase: MPELKSVSHWDVVVLGASFSGSLMASLLAKSGLKVAIVDSGTHPRFAIGESSTPSADLILSQIVQDYSLDRLAPLCRYGTWSRIYPHLRHGCKRGFSYVWHGKESGYQATTDHDCELLVAASESDELADTQWYRADVDQFFFEQALELEVGDWTSSIVEEIEQVPPHGWSLTIRRSGRVEQLRSDFVIDASGANGVLLSSLGIADTTHTLRTETAAVFSHFDDIPLCNDWLSHHEAIIEDFPYFVDHSAVHHLTKEGWLWQLRFDGGPTSVGFVSTPNSAASSEMKSIFEAGDWGHPKNRFPASLFGNAHFSSVPGKAFSTGRLQRLRQSGAGTNWAAVPSTIGFIDPLHSTGIAHSLSGIQRLADIIVSGKLSTRDNDLDAYSQSILTELRLIDEMVSGCYRSLWDFELFSAWTMVYFAAATTFERNYNSGRRDFLCSGNSSFRETVSTLSHSLDELNASDRSAKRIAEHISLIREMLAPFNHVGLFAPPIPGMYSKTAAPKD; this comes from the coding sequence ATGCCGGAGCTGAAGTCAGTGTCTCATTGGGATGTTGTTGTTCTCGGAGCCAGTTTCAGCGGAAGCTTGATGGCGTCGCTGCTCGCGAAGAGCGGCCTCAAAGTTGCGATCGTCGACTCAGGCACTCATCCGCGGTTCGCAATTGGCGAATCTTCCACACCTTCGGCGGATCTCATTCTTTCACAGATCGTTCAAGACTACAGCCTCGACCGTCTTGCCCCGTTGTGCCGCTACGGAACGTGGTCCAGAATTTATCCCCACCTTCGTCATGGCTGTAAACGAGGATTCAGCTACGTCTGGCATGGCAAAGAATCCGGCTATCAAGCGACCACTGATCACGATTGCGAACTTCTCGTTGCAGCAAGCGAGTCCGATGAACTCGCCGACACTCAATGGTATCGAGCGGACGTCGATCAGTTCTTCTTTGAGCAGGCACTCGAACTTGAAGTCGGCGACTGGACATCCTCCATCGTCGAAGAGATCGAACAAGTCCCCCCTCACGGATGGTCTCTCACGATTCGTCGATCAGGAAGAGTTGAACAACTGCGATCTGATTTTGTCATCGATGCTTCCGGGGCCAACGGGGTTTTACTCTCGTCGCTGGGCATTGCAGATACGACTCATACACTTCGAACAGAAACAGCTGCTGTTTTCAGCCACTTTGATGATATCCCCCTATGTAATGACTGGCTGTCTCATCACGAAGCAATTATCGAGGACTTCCCATACTTCGTTGATCATTCCGCAGTTCACCACTTGACCAAAGAAGGATGGCTTTGGCAATTGCGATTCGACGGAGGACCGACAAGTGTCGGATTCGTTTCGACTCCCAATTCAGCAGCAAGTAGCGAAATGAAATCGATCTTCGAAGCAGGTGACTGGGGTCATCCTAAGAATCGATTTCCTGCCAGCCTTTTCGGTAATGCTCACTTCTCTTCAGTCCCCGGAAAAGCCTTTTCCACAGGTCGACTTCAAAGACTCCGGCAATCCGGAGCAGGCACAAACTGGGCAGCCGTACCATCGACGATCGGATTTATTGATCCACTCCACAGCACCGGAATCGCTCATTCATTAAGCGGAATTCAACGACTCGCTGACATCATCGTCTCTGGAAAATTGTCAACGAGAGACAACGATCTCGATGCCTACTCGCAATCGATTCTGACTGAACTTCGGTTGATCGACGAAATGGTTTCCGGATGCTATCGCTCGCTTTGGGATTTTGAATTGTTCTCTGCCTGGACGATGGTCTACTTTGCGGCCGCGACGACGTTCGAGCGAAATTACAACTCTGGGAGAAGAGACTTTCTCTGTAGCGGAAACTCTTCATTTCGAGAGACGGTCTCGACGCTCTCTCATTCACTTGATGAACTCAATGCATCGGACCGCAGTGCAAAACGTATCGCGGAACACATCAGCCTCATCCGAGAGATGCTCGCCCCATTCAATCACGTCGGCTTGTTTGCTCCCCCGATCCCTGGGATGTATTCCAAGACTGCAGCACCCAAAGACTAA
- a CDS encoding glycosyltransferase family 39 protein: MNDSDSKQTRSLSVADILLFVVSIAAGSFCYFRGISTYPLVLDEHVAYWIAGADNPGSLWQRSLNYSATPPLSSVLQLSAIQVLGKSELAMRLPSYLGYLTGLIGTFLLARELFGIRAAGLASLMIALLPASLEWSRLARPYGFSLGLAAMSLWLTVVRLRTPQKWNSLFAWGGCNVLLIWTHYLNAPLVGLEAAALLWFGAWKLSGSVRPRIRTLIAMSVIALTVIPLIPSLLRMAQWSEVLNFRPTPPSILEILGPLWWAAVPSSLLLAALISSLTLKRSTESVPTDWRAFAVVALWGLGGVLLLGVASRWIPTLAEERYRVIYLPAASAFLAGIFTHNFGKTIATVATICLITVTWSLSDGVPWKPDKLAAPAASDWRELAKIVGAGSHEDQSVIVGSGLIESRLVPAMFEDDVLMDYIACRMGRFYLPTPQQRTALPWIWTDDAKLNRYYTDLVKDQSQLWVVAGTDTDLGRRTLTGITNLLLRSGYREVREDRTPTATLRQFKRIDPMKEDVSYTIAE; encoded by the coding sequence ATGAACGATTCCGATTCAAAGCAAACACGAAGCCTGTCAGTCGCTGACATTCTTCTGTTCGTAGTCAGTATCGCCGCCGGGAGTTTTTGTTACTTTCGAGGGATCTCAACTTATCCACTCGTGCTGGATGAGCATGTCGCGTACTGGATCGCCGGAGCGGACAATCCGGGAAGTCTCTGGCAGCGGAGTTTGAATTACTCTGCCACTCCTCCGCTTTCTTCAGTGCTTCAATTGTCAGCGATCCAGGTGCTCGGGAAATCGGAACTCGCAATGCGTCTTCCGTCTTATCTGGGCTATCTGACTGGGCTCATCGGCACGTTTCTCTTGGCACGTGAGCTGTTCGGAATTCGGGCTGCTGGTCTCGCTTCACTGATGATCGCCTTGCTCCCAGCTTCTCTGGAATGGTCACGTCTCGCGCGTCCGTATGGATTCAGTTTAGGCTTAGCTGCCATGAGTCTTTGGCTCACAGTTGTTCGACTTCGCACACCGCAGAAGTGGAATTCGCTGTTCGCATGGGGCGGATGCAACGTGCTGTTGATCTGGACGCACTACCTGAACGCTCCACTGGTTGGATTGGAAGCAGCCGCGCTGTTGTGGTTCGGTGCATGGAAGCTGTCAGGTTCTGTGAGACCTCGAATCAGAACACTCATCGCGATGTCGGTCATCGCCCTTACGGTCATTCCGTTGATCCCAAGCCTCCTTCGAATGGCACAATGGTCTGAGGTTCTCAACTTTCGTCCGACGCCTCCATCGATACTGGAAATCTTGGGGCCACTCTGGTGGGCAGCGGTTCCATCCTCACTTCTTCTAGCAGCTCTGATTTCGAGTTTGACACTCAAACGGTCCACTGAATCTGTCCCAACAGACTGGAGAGCGTTCGCAGTTGTTGCCTTGTGGGGACTCGGAGGGGTGTTGCTTTTGGGAGTTGCTTCGCGGTGGATTCCAACACTCGCTGAAGAGAGATACCGGGTCATCTATTTGCCTGCAGCATCGGCGTTTCTGGCGGGGATTTTTACTCACAATTTTGGAAAGACGATCGCCACTGTAGCAACAATCTGCCTGATCACCGTGACCTGGAGTCTCAGCGACGGTGTTCCGTGGAAACCGGATAAACTCGCCGCCCCAGCTGCTTCCGATTGGAGAGAGTTGGCAAAAATTGTAGGAGCGGGATCGCACGAAGATCAGTCAGTCATCGTGGGAAGCGGATTGATCGAAAGCCGCTTGGTTCCGGCCATGTTTGAAGACGATGTCTTGATGGATTACATCGCCTGCCGAATGGGGCGATTTTACCTCCCGACTCCGCAACAACGAACCGCCCTGCCCTGGATTTGGACAGATGATGCCAAACTCAATCGGTACTACACCGATCTAGTTAAGGACCAATCGCAGCTGTGGGTTGTCGCAGGCACAGATACCGATCTTGGGAGAAGGACATTGACTGGAATCACGAATTTACTTCTGCGGTCCGGATATCGAGAGGTTCGAGAAGACAGAACTCCAACAGCCACACTTCGTCAGTTCAAGCGAATTGATCCGATGAAAGAGGATGTGAGTTACACTATCGCAGAGTGA